One segment of Olsenella uli DSM 7084 DNA contains the following:
- a CDS encoding 2-hydroxyacid dehydrogenase, protein MKILVFGTKSYDRESFEKELADYPDLKVDFTETNLTPLTATLAQGYEAVCAFVNADVSAMTLEVLRGLGVGLVLMRCAGFDAVNVDFAKQVGMRVTRVPAYSPEAIAEHAMALALAANRRICKGYNRVRENNFSLTGLVGETLHGKTAGIVGTGRIGAALCRICKGFGMTVLGSDLYPNQELVATGVVDRYVDYDELYANADFISLHAFLNDESHHMINDESIAKMKDGVIFVNTGRGGLVDTEALIRGILSGKIGAAGLDVYEEENPNVYEDRAGEVFDSVTARLCSFPNVVMTSHQAFFTREALGQIARVTLDNAEAYANGKDFVNRSVVC, encoded by the coding sequence ATGAAGATCCTCGTTTTTGGCACCAAGAGCTACGACAGGGAATCCTTCGAGAAGGAACTTGCCGACTATCCTGACCTCAAGGTCGACTTCACCGAGACGAACCTCACCCCGCTGACCGCGACGCTGGCCCAGGGCTACGAGGCCGTCTGCGCCTTCGTGAACGCCGACGTCTCCGCCATGACGCTCGAGGTCCTGCGCGGCCTTGGGGTCGGGCTGGTCCTCATGCGCTGCGCGGGCTTCGACGCGGTCAACGTCGACTTCGCCAAGCAAGTCGGCATGCGGGTCACCCGCGTGCCCGCCTACTCCCCCGAGGCCATCGCCGAGCACGCCATGGCGCTCGCGCTCGCTGCCAACCGACGCATCTGCAAGGGCTACAACCGCGTGCGCGAGAACAACTTCTCGCTGACCGGCCTCGTCGGCGAGACGCTGCACGGCAAGACGGCCGGCATCGTGGGCACCGGACGCATCGGGGCGGCGCTCTGCCGCATCTGCAAGGGCTTCGGCATGACGGTCCTGGGCTCGGACCTCTACCCCAACCAGGAGCTCGTGGCGACGGGCGTCGTCGATCGCTACGTGGACTACGACGAGCTCTACGCCAACGCAGACTTCATCTCGCTCCACGCCTTCCTGAACGACGAGAGCCACCATATGATCAACGACGAGAGCATCGCCAAGATGAAGGACGGCGTGATCTTCGTCAACACCGGACGCGGCGGCCTGGTGGACACCGAGGCCCTCATCCGCGGCATCCTCTCGGGCAAGATCGGGGCGGCCGGCCTCGACGTCTACGAGGAGGAGAATCCCAACGTCTACGAGGACCGTGCCGGCGAGGTCTTCGACTCCGTCACGGCACGCCTCTGCTCCTTCCCCAACGTGGTGATGACCTCCCACCAGGCATTCTTCACAAGGGAGGCGCTGGGTCAGATCGCTCGTGTCACGCTAGACAACGCCGAGGCATATGCCAATGGGAAGGATTTCGTCAACCGTAGCGTCGTCTGCTGA
- a CDS encoding AAA family ATPase has translation MTDMWMGYAALAHRRDLARALREIEPFAALGFASDGGDLRLSLLDEEPGTVGAIVGLTDKGVSDVNLAAALVRDGRAERVVLVARDVSGSLRSRARQAGVDQVIDLAELSPASGVARSQKGAGGRLGEASTEAGGGGRDMVPSVRTVPDVPPVPSAPVDDAAKRNVLAGQVAPDAQGPSMDLGGVGESSPVLCFVSGRGGVGKTTLAATCASVAGLWGMSCALVDLDLSCGNLSSCFSMVRPIDLSRIGGPTPPSCEAMGRACVRCTDGVFLWGPCERPEMAETVMPHVGRLLGYLASRYDLVVVDTSTTFTDAVAQAAQQSDRLFVVHDGARGSASSLGRTSALAVRLGVARTRIARVENLSEPRSKFDADLARAEAGLEGARAFRVFDGGEEVSELLSCGHTADLVAGGGRYVESVSSLLSTVLGELGCVPDKAARAPAGEGKGKKGRFSLFGHHREAV, from the coding sequence ATGACGGACATGTGGATGGGGTATGCGGCCCTGGCGCATAGGAGAGACCTTGCACGTGCCCTGAGGGAGATTGAACCCTTTGCGGCACTGGGCTTCGCGTCGGATGGAGGAGACCTCAGGCTGAGTCTGCTCGATGAGGAGCCAGGGACTGTCGGCGCGATCGTGGGCTTGACTGACAAGGGCGTGTCGGACGTCAACCTCGCAGCGGCCTTGGTTCGCGATGGACGTGCGGAGCGGGTCGTCCTCGTGGCGCGCGATGTCTCTGGATCCTTGCGCTCTCGTGCACGCCAGGCGGGGGTCGACCAGGTGATAGACCTTGCAGAACTGTCTCCCGCCTCCGGTGTGGCGCGGTCCCAGAAAGGTGCGGGGGGTCGCTTGGGCGAGGCGTCCACCGAGGCGGGAGGAGGAGGGCGGGACATGGTGCCGTCCGTGCGAACTGTCCCTGACGTGCCGCCCGTCCCGTCTGCGCCGGTCGACGACGCGGCCAAGCGGAACGTCCTGGCGGGGCAGGTCGCCCCAGACGCACAGGGTCCTTCCATGGATCTCGGTGGGGTGGGCGAGAGTTCGCCCGTGCTGTGCTTTGTCTCGGGCAGAGGCGGGGTAGGAAAGACCACGCTTGCCGCGACCTGTGCCTCCGTCGCCGGCCTTTGGGGCATGAGCTGCGCCCTGGTCGACCTCGATCTCTCGTGTGGCAACCTCTCGAGCTGCTTCAGCATGGTGAGGCCCATTGACCTGTCTCGGATCGGGGGACCGACTCCGCCCTCGTGCGAGGCGATGGGCCGTGCCTGCGTACGCTGCACGGACGGAGTCTTTCTCTGGGGGCCATGCGAGCGCCCCGAGATGGCCGAGACCGTGATGCCGCACGTGGGCAGGCTGCTGGGCTATCTGGCAAGCCGATATGACCTGGTCGTCGTGGACACCTCGACCACGTTCACGGATGCCGTCGCCCAGGCGGCGCAGCAGAGCGATCGTCTGTTCGTCGTGCACGACGGCGCCCGTGGGTCGGCCTCGTCCTTGGGTAGGACGAGTGCCCTGGCAGTCCGTCTGGGTGTGGCACGCACGCGCATAGCGCGCGTGGAGAACCTCTCTGAGCCGCGCTCCAAGTTCGATGCCGACCTCGCGCGAGCGGAGGCTGGGCTTGAGGGCGCCCGCGCCTTTCGGGTGTTCGATGGCGGGGAAGAGGTGTCGGAGCTCCTCTCGTGCGGCCATACCGCCGACCTCGTTGCCGGTGGAGGTCGCTACGTCGAGTCCGTGTCGTCGCTCCTCTCGACCGTGCTGGGCGAGCTTGGCTGCGTGCCGGACAAGGCCGCGCGTGCGCCTGCGGGCGAGGGGAAGGGCAAGAAGGGCAGGTTCTCTCTGTTCGGTCACCATAGGGAGGCAGTCTGA
- a CDS encoding SAF domain-containing protein has product MSFKFRIAFSLACAALAALLCVNYAESVRAEAERTRDEAIARYGGEVVRLVVSRGPLEPGDVVDQADVSERDWVTDLAPSDALTSLDDVVGREVTVPVAANAPVTALAFRDVAAMADIPAGHVALSIPITDKLGVSRSIGVGTSVIGYVVDDKGSTPIATDATVLASPGETSGLGTGGQLTLAIRSEDVDAVLSASAAGTLRIVVPADDVEGLDRLRTSAPQEIAEAER; this is encoded by the coding sequence ATGTCTTTCAAGTTCAGGATTGCATTCTCGCTGGCATGTGCGGCGCTCGCCGCGCTGCTCTGCGTGAACTACGCGGAGTCGGTGCGCGCGGAAGCCGAGCGAACGAGGGACGAGGCCATAGCGCGCTATGGCGGCGAGGTCGTGCGGCTGGTTGTGTCCAGGGGACCGCTCGAACCGGGGGACGTGGTCGACCAGGCGGACGTGTCGGAGCGCGACTGGGTCACGGATCTGGCCCCCTCCGATGCCCTCACGTCATTGGACGACGTGGTCGGCCGCGAGGTGACGGTCCCCGTTGCGGCCAATGCGCCGGTGACTGCGCTGGCCTTTCGCGACGTCGCCGCGATGGCGGACATTCCGGCCGGGCATGTGGCGCTGAGCATTCCTATCACAGACAAGCTGGGAGTCTCCAGAAGCATTGGCGTCGGGACGAGTGTCATCGGCTACGTGGTGGACGACAAGGGGTCAACCCCCATAGCCACAGACGCGACCGTGCTCGCAAGCCCCGGCGAGACATCCGGACTCGGTACGGGGGGCCAGCTGACGCTGGCGATACGCTCCGAGGACGTCGATGCCGTGCTTTCCGCGAGCGCTGCGGGGACGTTGCGCATCGTGGTGCCGGCGGACGATGTCGAGGGTCTGGACAGGTTACGGACGAGTGCTCCCCAGGAGATTGCGGAGGCCGAGCGATGA
- a CDS encoding class III signal peptide-containing protein — protein MWCRGGGARARRGQGTTEYAILVGVLVVIAILSIITFRGKVQELWNAIASGIGSL, from the coding sequence ATGTGGTGTCGAGGGGGCGGGGCCCGCGCGCGTCGCGGACAGGGCACCACCGAGTACGCAATCCTCGTGGGCGTACTGGTCGTGATAGCCATCCTGTCAATCATCACATTCCGCGGCAAGGTCCAAGAACTCTGGAATGCCATCGCCAGCGGAATCGGTTCCTTGTAA
- a CDS encoding pilus assembly protein produces the protein MEAAVLLPTLMLLLALLLEPACMGYTRCVMCSAASEAVRVAGTDYDGDFDDCRSFVLRRLRAVPEVPLFHVGGQRDWTVDISGGDGKAQVRISGHVRPLPLVGCLAAAFGESDAQGVVLRAEASGETRPSWVGGTYETWQEVWA, from the coding sequence GTGGAGGCCGCCGTGCTCCTCCCCACCCTCATGCTGCTCCTTGCCCTGCTCCTCGAACCCGCCTGCATGGGGTACACGCGATGCGTCATGTGCTCGGCGGCCTCCGAGGCGGTCCGGGTGGCGGGAACGGACTACGACGGTGACTTCGATGACTGCAGGAGCTTTGTCCTGAGGAGGCTCAGGGCCGTGCCGGAAGTCCCCCTCTTTCACGTGGGGGGACAGCGGGACTGGACGGTCGACATCTCCGGGGGAGACGGAAAGGCCCAGGTCAGGATTTCCGGGCACGTGCGGCCGCTTCCCCTTGTGGGATGTCTGGCAGCAGCCTTCGGGGAAAGCGACGCACAGGGCGTGGTGCTGCGTGCAGAGGCAAGTGGGGAGACGAGGCCCTCATGGGTGGGAGGCACATATGAGACGTGGCAGGAAGTGTGGGCGTGA
- a CDS encoding type II secretion system F family protein, whose protein sequence is MEGLVTCAACGLTAFLSGFALLGRVGPTLRGGARALVMTRRATRVLDALGDTGLVRWLGSLPSWHGVAGGVSTLLAAHAVSLDLRQAVSLLWVSTAALALIAMATSRVLVLGPIAIALSFVAMPIASAALESRRRRAIEREMPAVFRTLAMAMGSGETLSQAVDYLAAHGGGEVAKAFTRTSLRMHCGYPARESLDLLARELDAPGVGLLVTALLISQRTGSPLRSLFRRSARLVERQGEFERMLGVKTAQVRLSVRVVSGLPVIMIALLSLISSDFQRGLSTPVGAACILAAALMDGAAILIIRRLMRGVV, encoded by the coding sequence ATGGAGGGGCTCGTTACCTGCGCCGCCTGCGGCCTGACGGCCTTTCTCTCGGGCTTTGCCCTGCTCGGAAGGGTGGGTCCTACGCTGCGGGGTGGTGCTCGCGCCTTGGTTATGACGAGGCGGGCCACCAGGGTGCTGGATGCCTTGGGTGACACGGGGCTCGTACGATGGCTCGGCAGCCTTCCCTCGTGGCATGGGGTCGCCGGTGGGGTCAGCACGCTGCTGGCTGCCCATGCAGTCTCGCTGGACCTCCGCCAGGCGGTCTCGTTGCTCTGGGTCTCGACGGCAGCGCTTGCGCTGATCGCCATGGCGACCTCTCGCGTCTTGGTCCTGGGGCCGATCGCCATCGCGCTCTCCTTCGTGGCGATGCCCATCGCCTCCGCTGCTCTGGAGTCGAGGCGCCGGCGGGCAATAGAGCGGGAGATGCCGGCCGTGTTCAGGACGCTCGCTATGGCCATGGGGTCGGGCGAGACGCTCTCCCAGGCGGTCGATTACCTTGCGGCGCACGGCGGGGGCGAGGTGGCAAAGGCGTTCACGCGCACGTCCCTCAGGATGCATTGTGGCTACCCGGCGCGAGAGTCGCTCGACCTTCTCGCGCGCGAGCTCGATGCGCCGGGAGTCGGTCTGCTGGTCACCGCCCTGCTCATCTCCCAGAGGACGGGGAGTCCCCTGAGGTCGCTGTTCCGACGCTCGGCCCGTCTCGTGGAGCGTCAGGGGGAGTTCGAGCGCATGCTTGGCGTGAAGACGGCCCAGGTCCGCCTCTCGGTCCGTGTCGTCTCCGGCCTCCCCGTCATCATGATCGCCCTGCTCAGCCTCATCTCGAGCGACTTTCAGCGAGGCCTCTCCACCCCCGTAGGCGCGGCCTGCATCCTTGCCGCCGCGTTGATGGACGGTGCGGCAATCCTCATCATCCGTCGCCTCATGAGGGGGGTCGTCTGA
- a CDS encoding DUF192 domain-containing protein, whose protein sequence is MARTWIERLVGLLGTCADARPLLLRHCSSVHCLGMRYAIDVAFLDASGRVVCVASGVCPGSLLNGSGAEVVLERPASREPWPPMGRRLVTLEDSTTLGRHDGSDDI, encoded by the coding sequence GTGGCGCGGACTTGGATCGAACGCCTTGTGGGACTCTTGGGGACCTGCGCGGACGCGCGGCCCCTTCTGCTCCGGCACTGCTCGTCCGTACATTGCCTTGGCATGCGCTACGCGATCGACGTGGCATTTCTGGATGCAAGCGGGAGGGTGGTCTGCGTGGCTTCGGGCGTCTGTCCTGGGAGTCTCCTGAACGGGTCGGGTGCCGAGGTCGTCCTGGAGAGGCCCGCATCGAGGGAACCCTGGCCCCCCATGGGCAGACGGCTCGTGACCTTGGAGGATTCGACTACGTTGGGGAGACATGATGGAAGCGACGATATCTGA
- a CDS encoding CpaF family protein, translating to MSVLERVRAAEGEDAVGHVARQDRQLVDRLKRSLIERLGLGAIAGMVQSEAPERTREELAVTCRALLNGSDFAGVLNEDRERVISETLDDICGYGPIQRLLDDDTVSEIMVNGTGGLFYEQDGRVRPAETVFESSDQIMTVIDRILAPLGRRLDRSSPIVNARLANGDRVNAVSDSVAINGPIVDIRKFSDRITSLDRLVEVGSLPRWYARLLSWAVRSRQDIAVAGGTGSGKTTLLNALSCEIDLSERIITIEDSAELRFSSHPDVVRLEARDASIEGSGEVTIRDLVKNSLRMRPDRIVVGECRGEETIDMLQAMNTGHDGSLTTLHAGTAGEAILRLVLMARFGMDLPADIIEEQIASALDLLVMSERLPDGSRYVTSLSEVRRADSGGVDLVECVSFDRPSRTWSLLREPDFLDVAMRLRTIGGREVEQWRGSLPAPPAA from the coding sequence ATGTCGGTGCTGGAGCGGGTCCGTGCGGCCGAGGGCGAAGACGCGGTCGGTCATGTGGCACGACAGGATCGTCAACTCGTCGATCGACTCAAGAGAAGCCTCATAGAGCGTCTTGGCTTGGGCGCCATTGCGGGGATGGTCCAGTCGGAGGCGCCCGAGCGGACGCGCGAGGAGCTGGCGGTTACCTGCCGCGCCCTTCTGAACGGGTCCGACTTCGCCGGCGTCCTGAACGAGGACCGGGAACGCGTCATCTCGGAGACGCTGGACGACATCTGTGGCTATGGCCCCATACAACGCCTGCTGGATGATGACACGGTCTCGGAGATCATGGTCAACGGCACCGGGGGACTCTTCTATGAGCAGGACGGCAGGGTCCGTCCCGCCGAGACCGTCTTCGAGTCGTCCGATCAGATCATGACGGTGATCGACCGCATCCTGGCCCCCTTGGGCAGGAGGCTCGATCGCAGCAGTCCCATCGTGAACGCCCGCCTCGCCAACGGGGACCGTGTGAACGCCGTCTCGGACTCCGTGGCGATAAACGGTCCGATAGTGGACATCCGTAAGTTCTCCGATCGGATCACGTCGCTCGATCGGCTGGTCGAGGTAGGCTCGCTTCCCAGGTGGTATGCGCGGCTCCTCTCGTGGGCGGTGAGATCGCGACAGGACATTGCCGTGGCCGGTGGCACGGGCTCGGGCAAGACCACGCTCCTGAATGCCCTCTCCTGCGAGATCGACCTGTCCGAGCGCATCATCACCATCGAGGATTCTGCGGAGCTGCGCTTCTCGTCTCATCCCGACGTCGTGCGCCTGGAGGCACGTGACGCATCCATCGAGGGGTCAGGTGAGGTGACGATACGTGACCTGGTCAAGAACTCGCTGCGCATGCGGCCCGACCGGATCGTCGTGGGGGAGTGCCGTGGCGAGGAGACCATCGACATGCTCCAGGCCATGAACACGGGCCATGACGGGTCCCTGACGACGCTCCACGCGGGCACTGCGGGCGAGGCCATCCTCAGGCTCGTCCTGATGGCACGCTTTGGCATGGACCTGCCCGCCGACATCATAGAGGAACAGATCGCCTCGGCGCTCGACCTGCTGGTCATGTCCGAGCGCCTTCCGGACGGGTCGCGCTATGTGACCTCGCTCTCCGAAGTCAGACGGGCGGATTCCGGTGGCGTCGACCTCGTCGAATGCGTGAGCTTTGACAGGCCCTCCCGGACCTGGTCCCTGTTGAGGGAGCCCGACTTCCTCGATGTCGCGATGAGGCTCCGGACGATAGGCGGAAGGGAGGTGGAGCAATGGAGGGGCTCGTTACCTGCGCCGCCTGCGGCCTGA
- the rsgA gene encoding ribosome small subunit-dependent GTPase A, producing the protein MARRTHRSGTPGATACRTSARRVPAHGGGGVREGGTARKNLAPETLPTLSSLTELPAFDELIATDRQLSAFSRERERLECAEGVPVGEVELGCVVRLDRGFPAVVTAGGLYRAEFAAALSKGGANSRAAVGDWVCARRPAGHDMGIICAILPRESDISRWRGKSRGERQTLAANVDIVLVTQALGAREVSCERAVRSAVVARDCGADIAVVLTKADRTGDDLLAHDISLIRDVIGPGVRIVVTCAGTRGGHDPSGLEATARNCAVGWGSDDLLALVPTGVVGIVLGESGAGKSTLLNALLGRESLETGSVRASDDAGRHTTVARRMVSLPGAGVIVDEPGLRSLPLVGHERGLALVFPELASAAGDCRFRDCTHTHEPGCAVRRLIGDGLVPSARADAYLSLAAEMRLSARSLDPDVTL; encoded by the coding sequence ATGGCACGACGCACGCACAGATCTGGCACCCCCGGTGCCACCGCTTGCAGGACCTCTGCTCGCAGGGTGCCCGCGCACGGGGGTGGCGGGGTGCGTGAGGGTGGTACGGCTCGCAAGAACCTTGCACCCGAGACCCTGCCAACCCTGTCATCCCTTACGGAGCTTCCCGCGTTTGACGAGCTGATCGCCACAGATCGTCAGCTCTCAGCCTTCTCGCGCGAGCGCGAGCGACTGGAGTGCGCGGAGGGCGTGCCAGTCGGGGAGGTCGAGCTGGGCTGCGTGGTCCGTCTTGACCGCGGCTTCCCCGCCGTGGTTACCGCAGGCGGCCTCTACCGCGCCGAGTTCGCGGCCGCCCTCAGCAAGGGAGGCGCAAACTCGCGCGCGGCGGTGGGCGACTGGGTCTGCGCGCGACGTCCGGCGGGGCATGACATGGGCATCATCTGCGCGATCCTCCCTCGCGAGAGCGACATCTCGCGCTGGCGGGGCAAAAGTCGCGGCGAGCGCCAGACGCTTGCGGCAAACGTCGACATCGTGCTGGTGACGCAAGCGCTCGGCGCACGCGAGGTCTCCTGTGAGAGGGCAGTGCGCTCCGCCGTCGTGGCACGTGACTGCGGGGCAGACATTGCCGTGGTCCTGACGAAGGCGGACCGCACCGGAGACGACCTGCTCGCACATGATATTTCCCTGATCAGAGACGTTATCGGTCCTGGCGTTCGCATCGTCGTTACCTGTGCCGGCACACGAGGGGGGCACGACCCCTCCGGTCTCGAGGCCACTGCGCGGAACTGTGCCGTCGGTTGGGGCTCCGACGACCTCCTTGCCCTCGTCCCCACGGGTGTCGTGGGCATTGTCCTGGGCGAATCTGGAGCCGGAAAGTCCACGCTTCTGAACGCCCTCTTGGGACGCGAGTCCCTCGAGACGGGATCCGTCCGCGCCTCTGATGATGCGGGGCGCCACACGACGGTCGCGCGCAGGATGGTGTCGCTTCCCGGCGCAGGCGTGATCGTGGACGAGCCTGGCCTCAGGAGCCTTCCTCTGGTGGGGCACGAGCGGGGGCTGGCTCTCGTGTTTCCCGAGCTTGCGAGCGCTGCGGGTGACTGTCGCTTCAGGGACTGCACCCATACGCACGAGCCGGGTTGTGCCGTCCGGCGCCTGATCGGTGACGGACTCGTCCCCTCCGCACGCGCCGATGCATACCTTTCCCTTGCGGCCGAGATGCGCCTCTCGGCGCGGTCGCTCGATCCCGACGTCACGCTCTGA
- a CDS encoding ferritin, whose amino-acid sequence MALDERVSEKLNDQINKELYSAYLYLTFADYYDDRGLKGFANWYMIQVQEEVAHAKILRRYLLDNGVLPRMEAIEQPTLTFANDMEPLTAALEHEQYITKSIDECYHVAHEALDLRTMKLLDWFVQEQGEEETNSRDMITNMELFGSDPKGLYDLDREYQARTFAAPTMAM is encoded by the coding sequence ATGGCACTCGACGAACGCGTCTCTGAGAAGTTGAACGACCAGATCAACAAGGAGCTCTATTCCGCCTACCTCTACCTCACCTTTGCTGACTACTACGACGACCGTGGGCTCAAGGGTTTTGCGAACTGGTACATGATCCAGGTCCAGGAGGAGGTTGCGCACGCCAAGATCCTGCGTCGCTACCTGCTGGACAACGGCGTCCTTCCCCGGATGGAAGCCATAGAGCAGCCCACGCTGACCTTCGCCAACGACATGGAGCCCCTGACTGCCGCGCTTGAGCACGAGCAATACATCACCAAGAGCATCGACGAGTGCTACCACGTGGCGCACGAGGCCCTTGACCTGCGCACCATGAAGCTGCTCGACTGGTTCGTCCAGGAGCAGGGCGAGGAGGAGACAAACTCCAGGGACATGATCACCAACATGGAGCTCTTTGGCAGCGACCCCAAGGGCCTCTACGACCTCGACCGCGAGTACCAGGCCCGCACCTTCGCCGCACCGACCATGGCGATGTAG
- a CDS encoding type II secretion system F family protein: MDAALVASVAGMASASFLGSFVVVGTGGSRSHERLSMMADELAGRIREIPAVRSLELAARSRELRSSCLSELPTMLDVVNLGLSAGLSFDASLELYCDNYETELSSEFGGALLSWRVGAVGRGDALLGLAERLDLAALRTFSTSVVQALEFGSPLAEVLERQSEVIREEQRSQVEEEIEKVPVRMLIPLGTLIVPAMLVAILGPLVSGSAAIG; this comes from the coding sequence ATGGACGCCGCGCTTGTCGCTTCCGTCGCAGGCATGGCCTCGGCCTCGTTTCTGGGGTCATTCGTCGTGGTGGGGACTGGTGGCTCGCGGTCGCACGAGAGGCTTTCGATGATGGCCGATGAGCTTGCCGGTCGCATCAGGGAGATTCCGGCCGTCCGCTCTCTGGAGTTGGCCGCACGATCGCGCGAGCTCCGCTCGTCGTGTCTGTCGGAGCTCCCTACGATGCTCGATGTCGTGAACCTCGGGCTGTCTGCCGGCCTCTCCTTCGATGCCTCCCTCGAACTGTACTGTGACAACTACGAGACGGAGCTGTCGAGCGAGTTTGGCGGTGCCCTGCTCTCCTGGCGTGTAGGGGCCGTCGGCCGAGGCGATGCCCTGCTCGGCCTTGCGGAGCGACTGGATCTGGCGGCGCTGAGGACCTTCTCCACGTCGGTTGTCCAGGCGCTGGAGTTTGGTTCTCCACTTGCGGAGGTGCTCGAGCGCCAGTCGGAGGTGATCCGCGAGGAGCAACGCTCGCAGGTCGAGGAGGAGATAGAGAAGGTTCCGGTCAGGATGCTCATCCCCCTGGGGACGCTCATCGTTCCCGCCATGTTGGTTGCCATACTCGGGCCTTTGGTCAGTGGGTCTGCGGCAATCGGATAG
- a CDS encoding FHA domain-containing protein, with translation MEATISDEGGPTKTKVCPRCGEELFADMNVCYGCLYDFTHAHAEDMGELFGLDEPDDLDLPWDAGMPPMDLELSADETMPLCSELSLACRATVPSLWIRGGDMDVTIPLGEGVSVGRMPTNDVVLHSGSVSRRHVVFEPDGEGATVADQGATNPAMLHGRPVAGPTSLSQGETVCVCGTMFTLVGCK, from the coding sequence ATGGAAGCGACGATATCTGACGAGGGCGGACCAACCAAGACGAAGGTCTGTCCGCGCTGTGGCGAGGAGCTGTTCGCGGACATGAACGTCTGCTACGGCTGCCTCTACGACTTCACGCATGCGCATGCCGAGGACATGGGCGAGCTGTTCGGGTTAGACGAGCCCGATGACCTCGACCTGCCCTGGGATGCCGGCATGCCACCCATGGACCTGGAGCTTTCGGCGGACGAGACGATGCCCCTCTGTTCCGAGCTGTCCCTGGCTTGCAGGGCGACGGTCCCGAGCCTGTGGATCAGGGGCGGGGACATGGACGTGACGATTCCCTTGGGTGAGGGGGTGTCGGTTGGTCGCATGCCAACCAACGACGTGGTGCTGCATTCTGGGTCGGTGTCGCGCCGTCACGTGGTGTTCGAGCCAGACGGGGAAGGGGCGACCGTTGCGGACCAAGGCGCGACGAACCCCGCGATGCTGCACGGACGTCCCGTCGCGGGGCCGACATCCCTTTCGCAGGGGGAGACGGTCTGCGTGTGTGGGACGATGTTCACGTTGGTGGGCTGCAAATAG